Proteins encoded within one genomic window of Perognathus longimembris pacificus isolate PPM17 chromosome 28, ASM2315922v1, whole genome shotgun sequence:
- the Nyx gene encoding nyctalopin — protein MLILLLYVVVIGLHSTQATEACQRACPAACTCSSVERGCSVRCDRAGLLRVPAEFPCEAASIDLDRNGLRILGERAFGTLPSLRRLSLRHNNLSFITPGAFKGLPRLAELRLAHNGDLRYLHARTFATLGRLRRLDLASCRLFSVPERLLVELPALRELTAFDNLFRRVPGALRGLANLTHVYLERSRIEAVASSSLQGLRRLRSLSLQGNRVRAVHAGAFGDCGILEHLLLNDNLLAELPPDAFRGLHRLRTLNLGGNALGHVARAWFVDLLELELLYLDRNSIAFVEEGTFQNLSSLLVLHLNSNHLTMLSWAAFQPGFFLGRLFLFRNPWRCDCHLQWLRDWIKGSGHVADVPCASPGSVAGLDLSQVAFEHSSDGLCEDPEDVNFTVSSPGPSPEPVATTVSRFSSLLSRLLAPRVPVEEVTNTTGANASLSDRLPSQGVGTSGPKTMLLLTSCLLLSWAQFVLLDLQRD, from the exons ATGTTGATCCTGCTTCTGTATG tGGTGGTCATCGGCCTGCACAGCACCCAAGCCACCGAGGCCTGCCAGCGCGCCTGCCCTGCCGCCTGCACCTGCAGCAGTGTGGAGCGGGGCTGCTCCGTGCGCTGTGATCGTGCAGGACTCCTGCGGGTACCGGCTGAGTTCCCGTGCGAGGCGGCTTCCATTGACCTGGATCGGAATGGCTTGCGAATCTTGGGTGAACGGGCTTTTGGCACATTGCCCTCACTGCGTCGCCTGTCATTGCGCCATAACAATCTGTCCTTCATCACCCCTGGCGCTTTCAAAGGCCTGCCACGTTTGGCTGAGCTACGCCTAGCCCACAACGGTGACCTGCGCTATCTGCATGCGCGCACCTTCGCCACGTTGGGTCGCCTGCGTCGCCTCGATCTGGCCTCTTGTCGCCTGTTCAGCGTCCCTGAGCGCCTATTAGTGGAGTTGCCTGCCCTGCGTGAGCTCACCGCCTTTGACAACCTGTTCCGCCGCGTGCCCGGCGCACTGCGTGGCCTGGCCAATTTGACCCACGTGTACCTGGAGCGCAGTCGCATCGAGGCGGTGGCCTCCAGCTCGCTGCAGGGCCTGCGGCGTCTGCGATCGCTCAGCCTGCAGGGCAATCGCGTGCGGGCAGTGCACGCCGGAGCCTTTGGGGACTGTGGCATCCTGGAGCACCTGCTGCTCAATGACAACCTGCTGGCCGAGCTGCCACCGGATGCCTTCCGCGGTCTGCACCGTCTGCGCACGCTCAATCTGGGCGGGAACGCGTTGGGTCACGTGGCACGCGCCTGGTTTGTGGAtctgctggaactggagctgctCTACCTGGACCGCAACAGCATTGCCTTCGTGGAGGAGGGAACCTTCCAGAACCTCTCGAGTCTCCTGGTTCTGCATCTCAATAGCAATCATCTCACCATGCTCTCCTGGGCAGCCTTCCAACCAGGCTTTTTCTTAGGTCGCCTGTTTCTCTTCCGCAACCCGTGGCGTTGTGACTGCCACCTGCAATGGCTGCGGGATTGGATCAAGGGTTCTGGGCATGTGGCCGATGTGCCATGTGCCTCCCCAGGCTCTGTGGCTGGACTGGATCTCAGCCAGGTGGCCTTTGAACACTCCTCGGATGGTCTGTGTGAGGACCCTGAGGATGTGAACTTCACCGTGTCTAGCCCAGGCCCATCCCCAGAGCCCGTGGCCACCACCGTGAGCAGATTCAGCAGCCTCCTCTCTAGACTATTGGCCCCGAGGGTCCCTGTGGAGGAGGTGACCAACACTACTGGGGCCAACGCCTCCTTGTCTGACCGCCTTCCTTCCCAGGGAGTCGGGACCTCTGGCCCCAAGACTATGCTTCTCCTCACCTCTTGTCTCCTGCTCAGCTGGGCCCAGTTTGTGCTGCTTGACCTGCAGAGGGACTGA